One region of Dokdonia sp. 4H-3-7-5 genomic DNA includes:
- the tsf gene encoding translation elongation factor Ts — protein sequence MANITAADVKKLREATGAGMMDCKKALVEAEGNFDDAITVLRKKGQKVAEKRADRDSSEGVVIAKINADNTRGVVVSLNCETDFVTKNDSFIELATKMGDIALSVNSKEEMLAADFDGMTVKEKLIEQTGVIGEKIEIGGYETLEAPFVGSYVHGNKIGALVGLSAATDNAEEVAKSVSMQVASMGANTLSYKDFDAAFVASETDARIAAIEKDNIELGRLGKTLKNVPQYISMSQLTEEVMAQAEADIKEQLKAEGKPEKIWDNIVPGKVARFVADNTTLDHEQALLDQRFIMDESQNVAEFVASKGDASVVAFKRVSLA from the coding sequence ATGGCAAACATTACCGCCGCAGACGTAAAGAAATTAAGAGAAGCTACTGGAGCTGGAATGATGGACTGTAAAAAAGCCCTAGTTGAAGCCGAAGGTAACTTTGATGATGCAATCACTGTACTTCGTAAAAAAGGACAGAAAGTTGCAGAAAAGAGAGCAGATAGAGATTCTTCTGAAGGTGTAGTTATTGCAAAGATCAATGCAGATAACACACGCGGAGTTGTTGTATCACTTAACTGTGAGACTGACTTTGTAACAAAGAACGATTCTTTTATCGAGCTAGCTACAAAAATGGGAGATATCGCATTAAGCGTAAACTCTAAAGAAGAAATGCTTGCTGCAGATTTTGACGGAATGACTGTTAAAGAAAAGCTTATCGAGCAAACTGGTGTCATAGGTGAGAAAATCGAAATAGGAGGTTATGAGACATTAGAAGCTCCTTTTGTAGGTTCTTATGTACACGGTAACAAAATAGGTGCCTTAGTAGGTCTTAGCGCTGCCACAGATAATGCTGAGGAGGTTGCAAAGAGCGTTTCTATGCAAGTTGCATCTATGGGAGCAAACACGCTTTCTTACAAAGATTTTGACGCTGCATTTGTAGCATCAGAAACTGATGCACGTATTGCTGCTATCGAAAAGGACAATATTGAACTAGGTCGTCTTGGGAAAACTCTTAAAAACGTACCTCAATATATCTCTATGTCACAACTTACTGAAGAAGTAATGGCACAGGCAGAAGCAGATATTAAAGAACAATTAAAAGCTGAAGGTAAGCCAGAAAAAATCTGGGATAACATTGTACCTGGTAAAGTAGCTCGTTTTGTTGCAGACAACACGACTCTTGATCACGAGCAAGCGTTACTTGACCAACGTTTTATTATGGATGAAAGCCAGAACGTAGCAGAATTTGTTGCTTCAAAAGGTGATGCATCTGTAGTAGCTTTTAAAAGAGTTTCTCTAGCATAA
- the rpsB gene encoding 30S ribosomal protein S2, which yields MANNIEIKELLDAGVHFGHLTRRWDPNMAPYIYMERNGIHIINLYKTAAKIEETCEALQKIAASGRKILFVATKKQAKDIVAEKARNANMPYITERWPGGMLTNFVTIRKAVKKMQTIDQMKKDGRFDTLSKKEKLQMNRLREKLDKNLGSISDMTRLPGALFVVDIKREHIAIKEAQKLNIPIFAMVDTNSDPREVDYLIPANDDASKSIDKIVGFVSEAVSAGLADRKAGKDAAKEGDDSPKAEKKAKKADAPKAEAKAPKAEAAKAPVAASEEEE from the coding sequence ATGGCAAACAACATCGAAATAAAAGAATTGCTTGATGCAGGTGTACACTTTGGACACCTCACAAGAAGATGGGATCCAAACATGGCACCGTATATCTATATGGAGCGCAATGGGATACACATCATCAATCTTTACAAAACTGCAGCAAAGATAGAAGAGACTTGCGAGGCTCTTCAAAAGATTGCTGCTTCAGGTAGAAAAATACTCTTTGTAGCTACCAAAAAACAAGCTAAAGATATCGTAGCTGAAAAAGCACGTAACGCAAACATGCCGTACATCACAGAAAGATGGCCTGGTGGAATGCTTACTAACTTTGTTACAATACGTAAGGCTGTTAAGAAAATGCAGACAATCGACCAGATGAAAAAAGACGGTCGTTTTGATACACTTTCTAAGAAAGAAAAACTACAGATGAACCGTCTTCGTGAGAAGCTTGACAAAAACCTTGGTTCTATTTCAGATATGACTCGTCTTCCAGGCGCTCTATTTGTAGTAGATATCAAGAGAGAGCACATCGCGATTAAAGAAGCTCAAAAATTAAACATTCCAATTTTTGCAATGGTAGATACTAACTCTGATCCAAGAGAAGTAGATTATCTTATCCCTGCAAATGATGATGCTTCTAAATCTATAGACAAAATCGTAGGTTTCGTTTCTGAAGCTGTTAGTGCTGGACTTGCAGATCGCAAAGCTGGTAAAGACGCAGCAAAAGAAGGTGATGATTCTCCAAAGGCTGAAAAGAAAGCTAAAAAAGCAGATGCTCCAAAGGCAGAAGCAAAAGCTCCTAAAGCTGAGGCTGCAAAAGCACCTGTAGCGGCTAGCGAAGAAGAAGAATAA
- the rplM gene encoding 50S ribosomal protein L13, whose product MDALSYKTVSANKATVNKEWVLIDADGQTLGRMSSIVAKFLRGKYKPSFTPHVDCGDNVVIINAAKVQLSGNKWTEKSYIRHTGYPGGQRSLTARELYDKDPTRVVEAAVKGMLPKNKLGSAIFRNLKVYAGAEHDQEAQKPRAINLNEIK is encoded by the coding sequence GTGGACGCATTAAGTTACAAAACAGTATCTGCAAACAAAGCTACCGTAAACAAGGAGTGGGTTTTGATAGATGCAGACGGACAAACGCTAGGTCGTATGTCTTCTATCGTAGCTAAGTTTTTACGCGGTAAGTACAAACCGAGCTTTACACCTCACGTAGATTGTGGAGATAACGTTGTTATCATAAACGCTGCAAAGGTGCAATTATCAGGAAACAAGTGGACGGAAAAATCATATATCCGTCACACAGGTTATCCAGGTGGGCAACGTAGTCTTACAGCTAGAGAGCTTTACGATAAAGATCCTACACGTGTAGTAGAAGCTGCCGTGAAAGGGATGTTACCAAAAAACAAATTGGGGAGTGCTATCTTCCGTAACCTTAAAGTGTATGCAGGAGCAGAGCACGATCAGGAAGCGCAGAAGCCTCGTGCCATTAACCTAAACGAAATTAAGTAA
- the rpsI gene encoding 30S ribosomal protein S9, whose protein sequence is METLHKIGRRKTAVARVYLSEGKGNITINKKELNNYFPTGTLQYKVNQPLVMTNNEGNFDIKVNVYGGGITGQAEAIRLALSRAMCELDEENRLILKPEGLLTRDPRMVERKKFGQKKARKKFQFSKR, encoded by the coding sequence ATGGAGACTTTACACAAAATCGGTCGTCGTAAGACCGCAGTAGCTCGTGTTTACCTTTCTGAAGGAAAAGGAAACATCACTATTAACAAAAAAGAACTGAACAACTACTTCCCTACAGGAACACTTCAGTACAAAGTAAACCAACCACTTGTTATGACTAACAATGAGGGTAACTTTGATATTAAAGTAAACGTTTATGGTGGTGGTATTACTGGTCAAGCTGAGGCTATCAGACTTGCTCTTTCTAGAGCAATGTGTGAGCTAGACGAAGAAAATCGTCTTATCCTTAAGCCAGAAGGACTTCTTACTCGTGACCCAAGAATGGTGGAACGTAAGAAATTTGGTCAGAAGAAAGCACGTAAGAAATTCCAATTCTCTAAGCGTTAA
- the polA gene encoding DNA polymerase I — MTNTTENTQKRLFLLDAYALIFRGYYALIKNPRITSSGMDVSAIMGFTNSLFDVIKRERPDHLAVAFDKGGSSARVEAFEDYKANRDETPEAIRIAIPHIQEILRAMHIPIIERQGVEADDLIGTLSKQAEKEGFKVYMVTPDKDYAQLVSENIFMYKPARMGNGIEIWGIPEVQKRFEVERPEQVIDYLGMMGDASDNIPGLPGVGDKTAKKFIAAYGSMEGLLANTDKLKGKMKEKVIENAELGLLSKKLATIMLDCDVTFNAKDYELSEPDAEAVGKKFEELEFRRMKDQFIKIFSGEADQGTQVSSTPTAKKAVASNAGAGQFSLFGGDSGATAAAVSDASTRKTIKDTQHFYQKVDSPLARKLFIQNLNKQSSVCFDTETTGLDPLVAELVGIAFSWEAGKGYYIPFPESKEEAQALIEELRPFFENTAIEKIGQNLKYDIKVLAKYNVKVKGKLFDTMLAHYLINPDMRHNMDVLAETYLNYTPVSITELIGKKGKNQKSMRDVSVDDQTEYAVEDADITLQLKQHFEKELDEAGTRKLFDDIEIPLLRVLAAMEVEGINLDVSFLQSLSGDLNADIERLTSEIFAEAGEEFNIGSPKQLGEILFDKMKLVDKPKKTKTGQYSTAEDVLSYLAKDHDIIQKVLDYRGLSKLKSTYVDALPEQVAQDGRVHTDYMQTVAATGRLSSNNPNLQNIPIRTERGRQVRKAFVPRDENHTLLAADYSQIELRIIAALSEEENMIQAFTDGEDIHASTAAKVFNVPLEEVTREQRSNAKTVNFGIIYGVSAFGLSNQTDLSRGEAKELIDNYYKSYPKLRNYMSELVEFARENGYVKTVLDRRRYLNGINSSNGVVRGAAERNAVNAPIQGSAADIIKIAMINIFEKLENSDYKTKMLLQVHDELVFDVPNDELDAIKELIKTEMESAFKMAVPLDVEVGLGQNWLEAH, encoded by the coding sequence GTGACCAATACCACAGAGAATACCCAGAAGAGATTATTTCTACTAGATGCATATGCTCTCATTTTTAGAGGATATTATGCGCTTATAAAAAACCCACGTATCACAAGCTCCGGAATGGATGTAAGTGCAATTATGGGATTTACTAATAGTCTTTTTGACGTTATAAAGAGAGAACGTCCAGATCATCTTGCGGTGGCTTTTGACAAAGGTGGAAGCTCTGCACGTGTGGAGGCTTTTGAAGATTACAAGGCAAACCGTGATGAAACTCCAGAGGCAATACGTATTGCGATTCCTCATATCCAAGAGATTCTTAGGGCTATGCACATACCTATCATAGAACGTCAAGGTGTAGAAGCAGATGACCTCATAGGAACCCTATCTAAGCAAGCCGAAAAGGAAGGTTTTAAGGTGTATATGGTCACTCCAGATAAAGATTATGCACAGCTGGTATCTGAAAATATCTTTATGTATAAGCCTGCCCGAATGGGTAATGGTATAGAAATCTGGGGTATACCAGAGGTGCAAAAACGTTTTGAAGTTGAACGTCCGGAGCAAGTTATTGATTACTTAGGCATGATGGGTGATGCTTCAGATAACATTCCTGGACTTCCAGGAGTGGGCGATAAAACCGCAAAGAAATTTATAGCTGCATACGGATCTATGGAAGGCTTACTGGCAAATACAGATAAGCTCAAGGGTAAGATGAAAGAGAAGGTTATAGAAAATGCCGAATTAGGCTTACTTTCTAAAAAACTTGCGACCATCATGCTAGATTGCGACGTGACTTTTAATGCAAAAGATTACGAACTTTCTGAACCAGATGCTGAGGCAGTGGGAAAAAAGTTTGAGGAGCTTGAGTTCCGCCGAATGAAAGATCAATTTATCAAAATATTTTCTGGAGAAGCAGATCAAGGTACACAAGTTTCTTCTACGCCTACAGCAAAGAAAGCGGTGGCTTCAAATGCTGGTGCTGGTCAGTTTTCATTATTTGGTGGTGATAGCGGAGCGACTGCAGCCGCAGTTTCTGATGCGTCAACTCGCAAAACAATAAAAGACACGCAGCATTTTTATCAAAAAGTTGATAGTCCGCTTGCGCGAAAATTATTCATACAAAACCTCAACAAGCAGTCTTCTGTATGTTTTGACACTGAAACTACAGGTCTCGATCCGCTCGTTGCAGAACTAGTAGGAATTGCTTTTTCATGGGAAGCAGGAAAAGGATATTACATACCCTTTCCAGAAAGTAAGGAAGAAGCACAGGCACTTATAGAAGAGTTGAGACCTTTCTTTGAAAACACAGCGATTGAAAAGATAGGACAGAATTTAAAATACGATATCAAAGTACTTGCGAAGTATAACGTAAAGGTAAAAGGGAAACTTTTTGATACCATGCTCGCTCATTATCTCATCAACCCAGATATGCGTCACAATATGGACGTACTCGCAGAAACCTATCTTAACTACACACCTGTATCTATCACAGAACTTATAGGAAAGAAAGGAAAGAACCAGAAGTCTATGCGCGATGTTTCTGTAGATGACCAAACAGAATATGCGGTAGAGGATGCAGATATTACATTACAACTTAAACAACATTTTGAAAAAGAGCTAGACGAGGCTGGTACTCGTAAGTTATTTGACGATATTGAAATTCCGCTATTACGTGTGCTAGCGGCTATGGAAGTGGAAGGAATCAATCTTGATGTATCTTTCTTGCAAAGCCTTTCTGGAGATCTCAATGCAGATATAGAGCGTCTTACATCAGAAATTTTCGCGGAAGCGGGAGAAGAATTTAATATAGGCTCTCCTAAGCAGTTAGGTGAGATTCTATTTGACAAAATGAAACTTGTCGACAAACCTAAAAAGACAAAAACAGGTCAATACTCTACTGCCGAAGATGTACTCTCGTACCTTGCAAAGGATCACGACATTATCCAAAAAGTACTAGACTATCGCGGCTTGTCAAAATTAAAATCCACCTATGTAGACGCGCTTCCAGAGCAAGTAGCTCAAGATGGACGCGTCCATACAGATTACATGCAAACGGTTGCAGCTACGGGACGTTTGAGCTCAAACAATCCTAACTTACAGAATATTCCAATTCGTACAGAACGCGGTCGCCAAGTGCGTAAGGCTTTTGTACCAAGAGATGAAAATCACACCCTACTTGCTGCCGATTATTCTCAAATAGAACTGCGCATTATTGCCGCGTTAAGTGAGGAAGAAAACATGATCCAAGCATTTACAGATGGAGAAGACATTCACGCTAGTACAGCTGCCAAAGTTTTTAATGTGCCGCTAGAAGAGGTTACTCGAGAGCAACGTAGTAATGCTAAGACGGTAAACTTTGGGATTATATACGGAGTGTCTGCCTTTGGACTTTCTAACCAGACAGATTTATCGCGTGGCGAGGCAAAAGAGCTAATAGACAATTATTACAAATCATACCCAAAACTACGTAACTACATGAGCGAGCTTGTTGAGTTTGCGAGAGAAAATGGTTATGTAAAAACAGTATTAGATCGTCGTCGTTACCTTAACGGTATTAACTCCAGCAACGGAGTTGTGCGAGGCGCAGCCGAGCGAAATGCAGTCAATGCTCCTATACAAGGAAGCGCTGCAGATATTATTAAAATCGCGATGATTAATATTTTTGAGAAGCTAGAAAATAGCGACTATAAAACAAAGATGCTTCTTCAAGTGCATGATGAACTTGTTTTTGATGTTCCTAATGACGAACTAGATGCCATTAAAGAGCTAATCAAGACAGAAATGGAAAGTGCCTTTAAGATGGCTGTACCCCTTGATGTTGAGGTAGGGTTAGGTCAGAATTGGTTAGAGGCGCATTAA
- a CDS encoding DUF5916 domain-containing protein, whose protein sequence is MLLTINQLGAVIALLFLSSLSLVAQTEATELNIPKKVYNTIAVKGEAPDIDGDLSDAAWNDVAWSSGYVEFQPDVGTEPTQQTKMKITYDGKNLYIAFHCLESDKSKIERRLGRRDDFPGDWVEINIDSYNDDRTAFSFTASASGVKGDEFVSNNGNFDSSWNPIWYLATGENEEGWTAEMRIPLSQLRFSAEEIQTWGIQSTRRYFANEERSTWQPLPANPPGWVSEFGELRGIKGIKPQKQLEIQPFVLGQYDTFEEEVGNPFRDGDDFGGNVGLDAKIGITNDLTLDLTVNPDFGQVDADPGAIALDGFEIFFEERRPFFVENKSVFDFRVGGGADNVFFPRRIGRTPQGGTTFDASKGEYEDFPTNTTILGAAKFSGKTKDGWTIGVLESVTGKEFAEIELDNREEITDPLDLDGLLGEKRKELVEPLTNYFVGRVQKDFNDRNSFVGGIFTTTHRDMERSLDFLHTQAYTGGIDFRHNWKDRKYYIEGRGIISRVNGDPQAILNTQTSLTHLFQRVDAEHLEVDPDATSLSGTGGNLAIGRGSGKWRYELGGNWRSPGLELNDIGFLRRADRIVQFASVRRFWNNSTSWYRQANVGVEQTTQYDFDGNFNRIQYEGRAEINWKNNWFTEVGGAHKPRIFINSFLRGGPRWRFNEENFYFAAVGTDQRKKLSAIAVYVNSQAKQDNFSLNRYELRLNYQPLDALSLSLSTEYEMNPNKTQYVSQQSYAPATFGTRYITGEIEQETLSATLRVNYNINPNFTIQYYAQPFIAKGTYTNFNFVADSDNENLNERVTLFNQNQISEVDGGYAVDEDVDGTTDYSFGNPDFNFVQFRSNLVARWEYIPGSEVFLVWSQGIEGGASSRESLTDAFDSQVLGQQIRNTFLVKWTYRFVL, encoded by the coding sequence ATGTTACTTACTATCAATCAACTCGGAGCAGTAATCGCGCTCCTTTTTCTAAGTTCCCTAAGCTTAGTAGCCCAAACAGAAGCTACTGAGCTTAACATCCCCAAGAAAGTATACAACACAATTGCTGTAAAAGGAGAGGCTCCAGATATAGATGGAGACCTCTCTGATGCAGCCTGGAATGACGTAGCATGGTCTTCTGGATATGTAGAATTTCAGCCAGATGTAGGTACTGAACCTACCCAGCAAACAAAAATGAAAATTACTTATGATGGTAAAAATCTTTATATAGCTTTCCATTGTCTCGAAAGTGATAAATCTAAAATAGAAAGAAGACTAGGGCGTCGAGATGATTTTCCAGGTGATTGGGTAGAGATTAATATAGACAGTTATAATGACGATCGTACTGCTTTTTCTTTTACTGCCTCTGCCTCAGGAGTAAAAGGCGATGAGTTTGTGTCAAATAACGGCAATTTTGATAGTAGCTGGAATCCTATCTGGTATCTAGCCACAGGAGAAAATGAGGAGGGCTGGACTGCAGAAATGCGTATACCTTTGAGTCAGCTACGCTTTAGTGCAGAAGAGATTCAAACTTGGGGTATACAATCTACAAGGCGCTACTTTGCAAATGAAGAGCGTTCTACCTGGCAGCCACTTCCTGCCAATCCTCCAGGATGGGTGAGCGAATTTGGAGAGCTACGAGGTATCAAAGGAATTAAGCCACAAAAGCAATTAGAGATTCAACCCTTTGTGCTGGGGCAGTATGACACTTTTGAGGAAGAAGTGGGTAATCCTTTTAGAGATGGAGATGATTTTGGAGGGAATGTAGGTCTAGATGCTAAGATTGGAATAACAAATGATCTTACTCTCGATCTTACGGTAAATCCAGATTTTGGACAAGTAGATGCAGATCCTGGCGCTATTGCATTAGACGGGTTTGAAATATTTTTTGAAGAGCGTCGCCCTTTCTTTGTAGAAAATAAGAGTGTCTTTGACTTTAGAGTGGGTGGTGGTGCAGATAACGTATTTTTTCCTAGACGTATAGGGCGCACTCCACAAGGAGGAACCACCTTTGATGCCTCAAAAGGAGAGTATGAAGACTTTCCTACTAATACTACCATATTAGGAGCAGCAAAGTTTAGTGGTAAAACGAAAGATGGCTGGACTATAGGCGTGCTAGAAAGTGTAACAGGAAAAGAATTTGCCGAGATTGAACTAGACAATCGAGAAGAGATTACAGACCCTCTTGATCTAGATGGGCTTCTGGGTGAAAAGCGTAAGGAGCTGGTAGAGCCACTCACTAATTACTTTGTAGGTCGTGTTCAAAAAGATTTTAATGACCGCAACTCTTTTGTAGGCGGGATATTTACTACTACTCACAGAGATATGGAGCGTAGCCTAGACTTTTTACATACGCAAGCCTACACTGGCGGTATCGATTTTAGACACAACTGGAAAGATCGTAAGTATTATATAGAAGGGCGTGGTATTATAAGCCGTGTAAACGGAGATCCTCAAGCTATTTTAAATACACAGACATCGCTTACGCACTTATTTCAGCGAGTAGATGCAGAGCATCTAGAAGTTGATCCAGACGCAACGAGTCTGTCTGGTACTGGTGGTAATCTTGCTATAGGTAGAGGAAGTGGCAAGTGGCGATATGAGCTAGGAGGTAACTGGAGGTCTCCAGGATTAGAGCTTAATGATATAGGCTTCTTGCGTCGCGCAGATAGAATTGTACAGTTTGCAAGCGTAAGACGCTTCTGGAATAACTCAACTTCCTGGTATAGACAAGCTAATGTAGGTGTTGAGCAAACAACACAATATGATTTTGATGGAAATTTTAACCGTATACAGTATGAAGGTAGGGCAGAAATTAACTGGAAAAACAATTGGTTTACTGAAGTAGGAGGCGCTCATAAACCTCGCATATTTATTAACTCCTTCTTGCGTGGTGGACCACGCTGGAGATTTAATGAAGAGAACTTTTACTTTGCAGCCGTGGGGACAGATCAACGTAAGAAGTTAAGTGCTATTGCTGTTTATGTAAATTCTCAAGCAAAACAAGATAACTTTTCTTTAAATAGGTATGAGTTACGTCTCAACTACCAGCCACTTGATGCATTGAGTTTATCTCTTTCTACAGAATATGAGATGAACCCAAATAAAACACAATACGTATCACAGCAATCGTATGCGCCTGCTACTTTTGGGACGAGATATATAACTGGGGAGATTGAGCAGGAAACCTTGAGCGCAACCTTGCGCGTTAATTATAATATCAATCCTAATTTTACCATACAGTATTATGCACAGCCATTTATTGCTAAAGGAACTTATACTAATTTCAATTTTGTAGCAGATAGTGATAATGAAAACCTCAATGAGCGAGTTACACTATTTAATCAGAACCAAATAAGTGAGGTAGACGGTGGCTATGCAGTAGATGAAGATGTGGATGGTACTACAGATTATAGTTTTGGAAATCCTGATTTTAACTTCGTGCAGTTTCGCTCTAATCTTGTTGCAAGGTGGGAGTATATTCCGGGGTCAGAAGTGTTTTTAGTGTGGTCACAAGGAATAGAAGGAGGCGCATCTTCTAGAGAAAGTCTTACAGATGCTTTTGATAGTCAAGTGCTAGGGCAGCAAATTAGAAATACGTTTTTAGTTAAATGGACGTATCGATTTGTGTTGTAA